The region TTATTAAGGAAGATGAACTGGTTGAGGTCGCTCCCCAGTCAATAAGAATAAGGAAAAAAATCCTTGAGGCAGGCAAAAGGCTGAGGCAGAAACCGGGACAGCAGGACTAAATTAACAATAATAAGTATTCCTGAGTTCGCTTACAAATTGCTGATAACTGTGAGGTATAGTCATAAGCTCTACCCCCATGCCGTTGCTGTCGTGATATTCATATTCATAAAATGCATCAGATTTTATGGTCCTTCTGACCTTGACGGGAATTTTTAAGACTTCTTCCGAAGGAAGGATAACCGCAATGTCAATTTCCGTCCCGACAGGGAAAGACAGCTTTGTGCCTATGAACATACCGGATTCTGAAATATTGGTCACAACCCCGGGATAAATCATATTGCCAAGCAGAAATTTTACCTGAACTCTTGAAGGAAGCGGTATTCTTTCATAGGCTCGTCTTTCCATGTATTTATTATATAATATTCATCGCTAAAAAAGTTAAGTAATACCTTAAGTTTTTTTATCACATTGTGCGGCAAATGTCAACATTAAAAAATTATTTTTTTTGCAGAGAGACTCTCAAAAAATCTTTGACACTCCTTAATCCTTATGTTATTTTCAGCCATAAATCAGAAATGAAAAAAATAAATATTTTTGCACTTATAATTTTTTTGGCGCTTTTTTTAATTCCCTGTCTTGCGGCAGCTGCGGAGTATGTTGAAGGCGAGGTGCTTGTAAAATTCAAGCACAGCGCTGGAATCCGCACTGCCTCTGATATAAGCAAAACACTTGCAAGGACAGGTGCAACATCTTCAGTAAAGCGCCATTTCCCATTAATTGACGCCTATCACCTGATAATAACCGACCCCAGTCTTAAAGTTGAAGAAGTCATAGGAAGACTTGTTTCAGATCCAAATGTAGAGTATGCCGAGCCAAATTATTGCAGACATATACTCATTAATACGCCAAACGATACGCATTTCAGCAAGCTCTGGGGTTTAAACAACACAGGACAAACAGTTAATGGCGATCCAGGCACATCTGATGCAGATATGGATATGCCCGAAGCATGGGATATTACCACAGGCTCCAGTAGTGTTGTTATTGCTGTTTTAGATACAGGCGTTGATTACAATCATACTGACCTTTCTGCAAATATCTGGCTAAACCCTGGTGAAATCTCTGACAGCGCTGATAACGACAGCAATGGAAAGGTTGATGATATAAGAGGGTGGAATTTTGTTGACGATGACAATGACCCTATGGATTATTATGGACATGGTACGCATGTTGCAGGGACAATAGCCGCTGTCGGCAACAATTCATCAGGGGTTACAGGTATAAACTGGACAGCAAAGATTATGCCATTAAGATTCCTTGATGCATTAGGGGACGGAAACGTAACTAATGAAATAGCAGCTATTGAATACGCCACACAAAAAGGAGCCCGGATAATAAATGCCAGCTATGGCGGAGAGGGGTTCAGCCAGAGTGAAAAGAATGCAATAGATGCATTTATTGCCGGCGGCGGGCTTTTTGTTGCAGCAGCAGGAAATGACGGAAGGAATAATGATACAGTACCCGTCTATCCGGCCAGCTATTCCTCCGGCAATATCATCTCTGTAGCTGCAACAGACCAGGGTGACACCCTTGCCTCTTTTTCCAATTACGGGGCGGCAGCCGTTGATGTGGCAGCGCCGGGTGTAAATATCTACAGCACTGCTTCCTCATGGCAAACAATATGGGCTGATTATTTTGATGATGGAAATATCACCGGCTGGACAACAGGCGGCACAAGCAATACATGGGATGTTACTACTGAATTTTCAAAGAGCTCTTCTTACAGCTTTACAGACAGCCCCGGAGCAAATTACTCAGCAAATACAAATTCATGGGCAAAGTCTCCTGAAATTAATCTTACGGGCAAAACGGGCTGCAAGTTAACATATTATTTAAAGACTGTCCTTGAAACCAACGTTGATTTCCTTTATGTGGAGGCATCAACCGACGGGACAACTTATACAATTTTAAACACATATACAAACACAAATGGTACTTTTGAAGAACTTACGGAAGATTTATCAAATTATGACAATCAGGGAACAGTTTATATAAAGTTCCGGCTGACATCCGATTCCTTAAATAATAATGACGGAGTATATTTAGACAGTATTGTAGTTATATGCGCCAGCGGGACAGAATACAAATTTCTTGATGGCACCTCTATGGCTACCCCTCATGTTGCCGGGCTTGCAGCGCTTATAAAAGCGCGGAATCCAGAGCTTACAAATACAGAGATTAAAAATAAGATTTTAAACTCGGTTGACACCAAAGCATCTCTCTCAGGCAGGCTGTACACAGGCGGAAGAGTTAATGCGCTTAATGCATTAAACTACTCTCCTGCAAGAAGCAGCGGTTCTGCCGGCAGCGACAGCGGTGGCGGCGGTGGCGGCGGCGGGTGCTTTATTGCAACAGCAGCATATGGAAGCCCTCTACATCCTTATGTCACGGCGTTAAGGGAATTCAGGGACAGCCGTCTTTTAACTAATTATTTCGGCAGGAAATTTGTCGGAATTTATTATAAATACTCACCGCCGATTGCAGAGGTTATAAAAAATAATAAAAATCTGAAAACAATTGCACAGATTCTATTGGCGCCAATGATTATGTTTATAATTTATCCTTACTGGTCTTTAGCTGTATTTATCATGTTTAATACCACAGCAATAGTCATATTACGGAAAATTAAGATGAATATATAATTTCAAAAGTCAGGCGCACTTTACTTTAAAACCTGCTCCGTTTAATATTATCCAATGGATACATCTTTATTTTTACTTATAAATCAAGAACTGAAGAACTCTTTTTTTGATTTAATAATGCCTTTTATAACCGCCATGCCTTTTCTGTTTTTTGCGCCGTTTATCCTGTTTTTTATAATATCACGCAGAGTCAAAATCAAAGACACTCTTTTTGTCCTGCTTATATGCGCAGTCAGCGCCGGCTTAAGCGACGGAACTTCAAGCATATTAAAAACCCTTTTTGAAAGACTCAGACCCTGTCATGCGATTGATGGAGTAAACCTTCTTGTCGGCT is a window of Nitrospirota bacterium DNA encoding:
- a CDS encoding PilZ domain-containing protein, encoding MERRAYERIPLPSRVQVKFLLGNMIYPGVVTNISESGMFIGTKLSFPVGTEIDIAVILPSEEVLKIPVKVRRTIKSDAFYEYEYHDSNGMGVELMTIPHSYQQFVSELRNTYYC